In a genomic window of Temperatibacter marinus:
- a CDS encoding class I SAM-dependent methyltransferase — translation MVYVPTQFHIDPHAEKTVYDLHDNSDTNGYRKFLNRTAVPILDRLTPNSIGLDFGCGPNPVLAKIFTEHGHRMAVYDKFYATSAAPLLQKYDFITMTEVIEHIAKPIPVLETLFSCLNDDGILAVMTKRLTNQSAFKTWHYKNDPTHITFYSEKTFQWISAIYDLKIEIIDQDVVFLSKVSRI, via the coding sequence TTGGTCTATGTTCCAACTCAATTCCATATAGATCCCCACGCTGAAAAGACCGTCTATGACCTCCACGATAATAGTGACACGAATGGCTATAGGAAATTTCTTAATCGCACAGCTGTACCAATATTAGATCGATTAACACCCAACTCAATTGGCCTTGACTTTGGCTGTGGTCCCAATCCAGTTTTGGCAAAAATTTTCACGGAGCATGGCCATAGGATGGCAGTCTATGATAAGTTTTATGCCACTTCTGCTGCCCCTTTGCTTCAAAAATATGATTTTATTACCATGACCGAAGTGATTGAACATATTGCGAAGCCTATACCCGTTTTAGAGACGCTCTTCTCTTGCCTTAACGACGATGGTATTCTCGCCGTTATGACCAAGCGACTGACCAATCAAAGCGCTTTTAAAACTTGGCATTATAAAAATGATCCAACGCATATCACCTTCTATAGTGAAAAAACCTTCCAATGGATCAGCGCAATTTATGACCTCAAAATAGAAATCATTGATCAGGACGTTGTCTTTTTGTCAAAGGTCTCTAGAATATAG
- a CDS encoding efflux RND transporter periplasmic adaptor subunit has protein sequence MKHLMKNVVMKGLVLGAIFTGASLHASAQDAQKSPAVLVEVDSADSAMMAPEVLMPGTIVSRNDSRISAQISGRVEWVASEGTLVKEGDVIAKIDASDFRLQVGRSDAQVKRLEARIEFLKSQLKRYRELASTNNTTTSRLEEVENDLLMTKQDLAQARINHEQAKLALSRTEVKAPFPGRVVQRLAQAGEYSAPGRQIIRLVDVTNLEVKAQAPVKLSPFIKDGQDVTLNVNDKIYETKVRAQIPVGDEVSRTMEIRVDVPEGDWVVGAAVEVALPSQAPEKVVAVDRDALILRVDGTYVFRVGSDNKVERLRVRTGATSGARVAILGGLVDGDQVIIRGGERLRPGQEVRLKPNATEAVGR, from the coding sequence ATGAAACATCTAATGAAAAATGTTGTGATGAAGGGCTTGGTCCTTGGTGCTATCTTTACAGGTGCCTCCCTTCATGCCAGTGCGCAGGACGCACAAAAAAGCCCGGCTGTTCTAGTTGAGGTGGACTCTGCTGATAGTGCCATGATGGCGCCAGAAGTATTGATGCCAGGAACGATTGTCAGTCGGAATGATAGTCGTATTTCGGCACAAATTTCGGGCCGAGTTGAATGGGTGGCAAGCGAAGGTACTCTGGTAAAAGAAGGTGATGTTATTGCTAAAATAGATGCTAGTGATTTTCGCCTTCAGGTGGGTAGAAGTGATGCTCAAGTAAAGCGATTAGAGGCGCGTATTGAATTTTTAAAATCTCAGCTGAAGCGCTACCGTGAACTTGCTTCTACGAACAATACGACAACAAGCCGCCTGGAAGAAGTTGAGAATGATCTTTTGATGACCAAGCAAGATTTGGCTCAAGCTCGGATTAATCATGAACAAGCAAAATTGGCCCTCTCCCGTACTGAGGTGAAAGCACCCTTTCCAGGGCGCGTGGTTCAAAGACTAGCCCAAGCCGGAGAATATAGTGCACCGGGTCGTCAGATTATCCGTCTTGTTGACGTGACAAATCTTGAAGTGAAAGCCCAAGCGCCTGTAAAATTATCACCGTTTATTAAAGACGGTCAAGATGTGACCCTTAACGTGAATGATAAGATCTATGAAACAAAGGTGCGGGCTCAAATTCCTGTTGGGGATGAAGTCAGCCGGACAATGGAAATTCGCGTCGATGTGCCAGAAGGGGACTGGGTTGTAGGCGCTGCTGTTGAAGTCGCCTTGCCCTCTCAAGCGCCTGAAAAAGTAGTTGCTGTGGATCGTGATGCACTCATTTTGCGAGTTGATGGGACATATGTATTCCGAGTTGGCTCTGACAATAAGGTAGAACGCTTACGTGTTAGAACTGGTGCTACCAGCGGCGCTCGTGTTGCCATCCTTGGCGGGCTTGTTGACGGAGATCAAGTTATCATTAGAGGGGGCGAACGTTTAAGACCGGGCCAGGAAGTCCGCTTGAAACCCAATGCAACTGAAGCAGTAGGCCGATAA
- the ppdK gene encoding pyruvate, phosphate dikinase encodes MTQWVYCFGDGTADGRADMKNLLGGKGANLAEMSSLGLPVPPGFTIPTEMCTWYYDHGQSYPEDLDGQVRLAIEKIEASVGAKFGDAVNPLLVSVRSGARVSMPGMMDTVLNLGLNDMTVKGLATASGNERFAWDSYRRFIQMYSDVVLGVDHYHFEDLIEIHKEDKGVDLDTDLDEKDWQDLAEAFKAKTEEELGRPFPQDPWEQLWGAITAVFGSWRIERARIYRKLHNISDSWGTAVNVQAMVFGNMGETSATGVAFTRDPSTGVNEYYGEYLINAQGEDVVAGIRTPQYLTKKGREDAGAKALSMEESMPEVYGQLTDVFDKLETHYLDMQDIEFTVQRGKLWMLQTRSGKRTAKAALKIAVEMQEAGLIDEKTAVMRVEPAALDQLLHPTLDPDAPRDILTKGLPASPGAACGMAVFTADEAEELSKAGKDVILCRVETSPEDIHGMHAARGILTQRGGMTSHAAVVARGMGRPCVSGAGQLRIDSKAGTMVCMGREIKRHDIITIDGASGEVMIGEVPTLKPELAGDFAKLMTWADAARTLKVRTNADTPLDTTTAREFGAEGIGLCRTEHMFFEGERITAVREMILSENEEGRRTALEKLLPMQRADFTEIFKIMHGLPVTIRLLDPPLHEFMPHEEKDFAAVAEAIGKPIDVVKRRASELHEFNPMLGHRGCRLGITYPEIYEMQARAIFEAAIDVDQAGDDTVIPEIMIPLVATKDELSLLRDRVEAIAEDVFKEKGNKVEYLVGTMIELPRAALQAGKIAESADFFSFGTNDLTQTAIGISRDDAARFLDEYVKKNIFEQDPFVSLDQDGVGELVEIGAERGRMTKTDLKLGICGEHGGDPSSVEFCHRTGLDYVSCSPYRVPIARLAAAQAALREQ; translated from the coding sequence ATGACACAATGGGTATACTGCTTCGGTGATGGTACGGCAGACGGTCGTGCTGACATGAAAAACTTGCTTGGTGGCAAAGGCGCCAATCTAGCAGAAATGTCTTCTTTAGGTCTTCCTGTTCCCCCAGGATTTACAATTCCCACGGAAATGTGCACATGGTATTATGACCATGGCCAATCCTATCCCGAAGACTTAGACGGCCAAGTGCGTCTCGCGATTGAAAAAATCGAAGCAAGCGTGGGCGCTAAGTTTGGGGATGCGGTAAACCCACTTTTGGTATCTGTAAGGTCTGGTGCTCGTGTTTCGATGCCCGGTATGATGGATACAGTTCTCAACCTAGGACTGAATGACATGACGGTTAAAGGCCTTGCAACCGCCAGCGGTAATGAAAGATTCGCATGGGATAGCTACCGACGCTTCATTCAAATGTATAGCGATGTTGTACTCGGTGTTGATCACTATCATTTCGAAGACCTTATTGAGATCCACAAAGAAGATAAGGGTGTGGACCTTGACACAGATCTTGACGAGAAAGATTGGCAAGACCTTGCTGAGGCCTTCAAAGCAAAAACTGAAGAAGAATTAGGACGCCCTTTTCCACAAGATCCATGGGAACAATTATGGGGAGCCATTACGGCTGTTTTTGGAAGTTGGAGAATTGAGCGCGCACGAATTTATCGCAAACTTCACAATATTTCAGATTCATGGGGAACCGCCGTCAACGTTCAAGCCATGGTCTTTGGTAATATGGGCGAAACATCCGCCACAGGAGTTGCTTTTACTCGTGACCCCTCAACTGGTGTGAATGAATATTACGGAGAATATTTGATCAACGCCCAAGGCGAAGACGTCGTCGCAGGCATCAGGACACCTCAATATCTTACCAAAAAGGGCCGTGAAGATGCTGGGGCTAAAGCTTTATCGATGGAAGAAAGCATGCCGGAAGTTTACGGTCAACTGACAGATGTCTTTGACAAATTAGAGACCCATTATCTCGATATGCAAGACATTGAATTTACAGTCCAGCGCGGCAAACTTTGGATGCTGCAAACACGGTCCGGCAAAAGAACAGCAAAAGCAGCTCTTAAGATTGCTGTTGAAATGCAAGAAGCAGGACTCATTGATGAGAAAACTGCGGTGATGCGTGTTGAACCTGCCGCCTTAGATCAGCTTTTACATCCAACTCTTGATCCGGATGCCCCGCGGGATATTCTCACAAAAGGCTTACCTGCCTCTCCAGGCGCTGCATGCGGCATGGCTGTGTTTACAGCTGACGAAGCAGAGGAACTTTCAAAGGCAGGGAAGGACGTCATTTTATGCCGTGTCGAAACCAGCCCCGAAGACATTCACGGCATGCACGCCGCGCGCGGAATTTTAACCCAGCGTGGCGGTATGACATCTCACGCCGCTGTTGTCGCACGGGGCATGGGGCGTCCCTGCGTCTCTGGAGCAGGACAGCTGCGTATTGATAGTAAAGCTGGCACTATGGTCTGTATGGGCCGCGAAATTAAACGTCATGATATTATTACTATCGACGGCGCTTCTGGTGAGGTCATGATTGGTGAAGTACCGACCCTTAAGCCTGAGCTTGCTGGGGACTTTGCCAAATTAATGACATGGGCAGATGCCGCTAGAACCTTGAAGGTCAGAACCAATGCTGACACGCCTCTCGATACGACCACTGCCCGTGAATTTGGAGCGGAAGGCATTGGTCTTTGCCGAACCGAACATATGTTCTTTGAAGGAGAGAGGATCACCGCCGTCCGCGAAATGATCTTAAGTGAAAATGAAGAGGGCCGTAGAACAGCCTTGGAGAAACTTCTGCCCATGCAGCGTGCTGATTTTACTGAGATCTTTAAAATCATGCATGGTTTGCCTGTGACAATTAGACTTTTAGATCCGCCGCTTCACGAATTCATGCCTCATGAGGAAAAAGATTTCGCTGCAGTTGCAGAGGCCATAGGCAAACCCATCGATGTTGTGAAGAGACGTGCAAGTGAACTGCATGAATTCAACCCAATGCTTGGTCATCGTGGCTGCCGTCTTGGCATCACCTATCCTGAAATTTATGAAATGCAGGCCAGGGCCATTTTTGAAGCTGCAATCGACGTAGATCAAGCAGGCGATGACACAGTTATCCCTGAAATTATGATTCCCCTTGTGGCCACAAAAGATGAACTTAGCCTCCTGAGAGACCGCGTAGAAGCCATTGCTGAAGATGTCTTCAAAGAGAAAGGCAATAAAGTAGAATATCTTGTTGGTACAATGATTGAGTTGCCTCGCGCAGCTCTTCAAGCAGGGAAGATTGCTGAAAGTGCAGATTTCTTCTCATTCGGCACCAATGATCTCACTCAAACAGCGATTGGAATTAGCCGTGATGATGCCGCACGATTCCTTGATGAATATGTGAAGAAGAATATCTTTGAACAAGATCCTTTTGTGTCTCTGGATCAAGACGGGGTGGGCGAACTCGTCGAGATTGGTGCAGAACGCGGCCGTATGACAAAAACGGACTTAAAACTTGGCATTTGCGGCGAGCATGGTGGTGATCCTTCCTCTGTCGAGTTTTGCCATCGCACGGGCCTAGACTATGTGTCTTGCTCTCCGTACCGTGTACCAATTGCGCGTCTGGCCGCAGCACAAGCTGCTTTAAGAGAACAATAG
- a CDS encoding aspartate/glutamate racemase family protein, giving the protein MKTLGLIGGMSWESTQVYYKLLNEMIRSERGGLHSASLLLHSFDFAEIEAYQAQGDWRAATTALCEAAVGLKKAGAECIVICTNTMHKMALEVEKASGLPVLHIADATARAIQKKALKKPLLLATDYTMKQDFYKGRLRDLHQIHVVIPNDDDCQKVHDIIYEELCQGIVSQQSKETYIDIIKSYQQQGCDGVILGCTEIGLLIHPSDVTLPLLNTTILHCREAVQFALN; this is encoded by the coding sequence ATGAAGACATTGGGACTGATTGGGGGCATGAGCTGGGAAAGCACTCAAGTCTATTATAAGCTCTTGAATGAGATGATCCGAAGCGAACGAGGGGGGCTACATTCTGCCTCGCTTCTTTTACATAGTTTTGATTTTGCAGAGATTGAGGCTTATCAAGCACAAGGTGATTGGCGTGCTGCGACGACAGCTCTCTGTGAAGCAGCTGTGGGTCTTAAAAAAGCAGGCGCAGAGTGTATTGTGATCTGTACCAATACAATGCATAAAATGGCTTTGGAAGTTGAAAAGGCGTCTGGACTGCCGGTTTTACACATTGCCGATGCAACGGCACGCGCCATTCAGAAGAAAGCTCTTAAAAAGCCCCTTCTTTTGGCAACAGATTACACAATGAAACAAGATTTTTATAAGGGCCGCTTGCGGGATTTACATCAAATTCATGTGGTCATTCCGAATGATGATGACTGTCAAAAAGTGCACGATATTATATATGAAGAATTATGTCAGGGGATTGTCTCTCAACAATCAAAAGAGACCTATATTGATATAATAAAGTCTTATCAGCAACAGGGCTGTGATGGGGTGATCTTAGGCTGTACTGAAATTGGCTTGCTCATTCATCCATCGGATGTGACGCTTCCCCTTCTAAATACGACTATTTTACACTGTAGAGAAGCTGTCCAGTTTGCTCTTAATTAG
- a CDS encoding DUF4399 domain-containing protein, translating into MPKFLSILCLMLGSFVAQADDAKVYFIEPKDGAVVKGPVKILFGLKGMGVAPAGTDKPGTGHHHLIVNAPLPEMLYSIPADENHIHFGGGQTETVLYLKPGKHTLQLLLGDLNHIPHKKPVFSKVITITVTE; encoded by the coding sequence ATGCCAAAATTTCTATCGATTTTATGTCTTATGCTGGGCTCATTTGTTGCTCAAGCCGACGATGCTAAAGTCTATTTTATCGAGCCAAAAGATGGGGCTGTGGTAAAGGGACCTGTGAAAATTCTTTTTGGGCTAAAAGGCATGGGAGTCGCCCCGGCCGGCACAGATAAACCAGGGACGGGTCACCATCATTTGATTGTTAATGCTCCTTTGCCAGAAATGCTGTATAGTATCCCGGCTGATGAAAACCATATTCACTTCGGCGGCGGACAGACTGAAACTGTACTTTATTTAAAGCCAGGCAAGCACACTCTTCAACTCTTATTAGGCGATCTGAATCACATCCCTCATAAGAAGCCTGTCTTTTCAAAAGTCATCACCATCACAGTGACTGAATAA
- a CDS encoding efflux RND transporter permease subunit, producing MGLTEKSLKNPAAVIVVAAMLVVLGLVTLTKLPVQLFPSIESPRLAVQTFWRAASPSEIESEIVEPIEEVMLGLPGLESLRTFSNPQMGWVQMEFALESDMDRVLIEVISRLNRLPPLPADADRPRVIMTGGGDSNESLIYLFTQFSEDSVLDRKDYVPFLEDEVLPRLMALDGVSNVEIQAGGGLGDDQLQIIFDPVRAAQLNIDLSNMARSIGRSTDSSGGYLDDGRRRYMLNFQGRYEPDELRAKILTWRDGKPVTIGDVAEIVEAPAPSQEVVYQNGNPAIGMRVMRESGANVLATIDELTAVLDDLNAGILKEKGLHIEKSFDPSVFIKRAINLLTTNLFIGMMLAIAVLWWFLRHIRATVLIAVTIPVCLLVTIIVLGAFGRTVNVISLAGLAFATGMVMDAAIVVLENIVRLREKGRTSLEAAKEGASQVWGALLASTATTVAIFVPILFLKDVEGQLFADLALTIAIGVAVSLVVAVTILPVTSHLWLKHLPKSEKGSAKSAKLVRGLMTLTKTPLRRFAMTTGLIGSAIGLSVFLLPNLNYLPPVKRDAVDAFLMFPSGSNIQTVNEEIAQVMVRRLEPYMKGEKEPALKNYYIITFPNGMGASLGVRAKDQSKVKELEKLVNEEILVGFPDVMTFAQQGNLFGGFGGNGGVQLNIHATDMDAMRDITSQTMEYIREALPGSRVRPNPDPNVISPELKIFPNDRRLAEVGFSRADISRIIRALGDGLWLGEHFDGQKRLDMIMKAQDWNNNPDRLSSIPIATPRGGIVPLGEMVRIERSVGPNFIQRVSRKRTVTFNISQPDNMPLEDVVTILKNDVEPKLRAILPTDGSISYDGSADALDRAVGSLTQNFVLALGLLFMILAALFKSPKDALMVVITIPLATVGGVMALKILNMVSFAPLDLLTMIGFIILLGLVVNNAILLVAQTRKGEDEGMTREAAIEQALTLRLRPIFMSTLTSIMGMLPLVLFPGAGSDIYRGMATTIVGGMCVSTLFTLVLLPCLLRIPDFGDLKEMITNRSKHVHPAE from the coding sequence GTGGGATTAACCGAAAAAAGTCTTAAAAATCCGGCAGCAGTCATTGTGGTAGCAGCAATGCTTGTTGTTCTTGGATTGGTAACGCTGACAAAGTTACCAGTGCAGCTGTTTCCTAGCATCGAGAGCCCCAGGCTAGCAGTCCAAACATTTTGGAGAGCAGCCAGCCCTTCGGAAATTGAATCAGAGATTGTAGAACCCATTGAAGAAGTGATGCTTGGTCTTCCGGGACTTGAAAGCCTCAGAACTTTCTCTAATCCTCAAATGGGTTGGGTGCAAATGGAATTTGCTCTCGAGTCAGATATGGATAGGGTTCTCATTGAAGTCATTTCACGCCTCAATCGCTTACCTCCTTTACCGGCGGATGCGGATCGTCCCCGAGTGATTATGACGGGCGGTGGTGATTCAAATGAATCTCTCATTTATCTCTTTACGCAATTTAGCGAAGATTCTGTTCTTGATCGTAAAGACTATGTTCCTTTCCTAGAAGATGAAGTATTACCGCGGTTGATGGCTCTGGACGGTGTATCTAACGTTGAAATTCAAGCAGGAGGAGGCCTGGGCGATGATCAACTGCAGATTATTTTTGATCCAGTCCGGGCGGCTCAATTAAATATTGATTTGAGCAATATGGCTCGCTCGATTGGTCGAAGTACAGACAGTTCAGGGGGATACCTGGATGATGGCCGCCGCCGATATATGCTCAACTTCCAAGGTCGGTATGAACCTGATGAGCTACGCGCTAAAATTCTTACATGGCGCGATGGTAAGCCTGTGACTATTGGTGATGTTGCGGAGATTGTTGAAGCACCAGCACCGAGCCAAGAAGTTGTTTATCAAAATGGTAACCCTGCCATTGGTATGCGAGTGATGAGAGAAAGCGGTGCTAATGTTTTAGCGACGATTGATGAACTTACAGCAGTTCTTGATGACCTTAATGCTGGGATTCTAAAAGAAAAAGGACTGCATATTGAAAAGTCGTTTGACCCTTCAGTCTTCATTAAGCGGGCAATCAATCTGCTGACAACAAATCTCTTTATTGGGATGATGCTTGCTATTGCTGTACTTTGGTGGTTCCTGCGTCATATCAGGGCAACTGTTTTAATCGCCGTTACCATCCCGGTCTGTTTGTTGGTCACCATTATCGTGTTAGGTGCCTTTGGCCGGACAGTGAATGTGATTTCATTGGCAGGGTTAGCCTTTGCCACAGGCATGGTCATGGATGCAGCCATTGTAGTATTAGAGAATATTGTCAGGCTAAGAGAGAAGGGGCGCACAAGTTTGGAAGCTGCTAAAGAAGGCGCTTCACAAGTTTGGGGAGCCCTGCTTGCCTCTACAGCAACGACTGTCGCGATCTTTGTGCCGATCCTCTTCTTAAAGGATGTTGAAGGACAACTCTTTGCTGATCTTGCGTTAACCATTGCCATTGGTGTTGCTGTGTCCTTGGTCGTCGCCGTAACTATCTTACCAGTGACGTCTCACCTTTGGTTGAAACATTTGCCAAAATCAGAAAAAGGGTCTGCAAAATCGGCAAAATTAGTGCGGGGGCTGATGACCTTGACGAAAACACCTCTTCGTCGTTTTGCTATGACGACGGGCCTGATCGGGTCGGCAATCGGGCTGAGCGTCTTTCTCTTGCCTAACTTAAATTATTTGCCTCCTGTAAAACGGGATGCGGTGGATGCATTCCTCATGTTCCCTTCAGGATCTAACATTCAGACAGTGAACGAAGAGATTGCTCAAGTGATGGTTCGTCGCCTCGAGCCTTATATGAAAGGGGAGAAGGAACCTGCACTGAAAAATTATTACATCATTACTTTCCCCAATGGCATGGGCGCGAGTCTTGGTGTCAGAGCGAAGGATCAGTCTAAAGTCAAAGAACTTGAAAAGTTAGTGAATGAAGAAATTCTTGTTGGCTTTCCTGATGTTATGACTTTTGCTCAGCAGGGGAACCTATTTGGCGGCTTTGGCGGTAATGGCGGTGTTCAGTTGAATATCCATGCTACTGATATGGACGCAATGCGGGATATTACATCTCAAACTATGGAATATATCAGAGAAGCTTTACCTGGCAGTCGAGTCCGCCCGAACCCAGATCCAAATGTGATTTCTCCTGAGCTGAAAATTTTCCCTAATGATCGTCGTTTGGCCGAGGTGGGCTTTAGTCGTGCGGATATTTCTCGGATCATCCGAGCCTTGGGAGACGGGCTATGGCTGGGGGAGCATTTCGATGGTCAAAAACGCTTAGATATGATCATGAAAGCGCAAGATTGGAATAATAACCCTGATCGCTTGTCATCTATCCCAATTGCAACACCGCGTGGCGGCATTGTTCCTCTTGGTGAAATGGTTAGAATAGAACGCAGTGTCGGGCCTAACTTTATCCAACGAGTGAGCCGGAAGAGAACTGTTACGTTCAATATTTCTCAGCCGGACAATATGCCACTTGAGGATGTTGTGACCATTTTGAAAAATGATGTAGAGCCAAAACTTCGGGCGATATTACCTACAGATGGATCTATTAGCTATGATGGAAGTGCAGATGCTTTAGACCGGGCAGTTGGGTCTCTAACACAAAATTTTGTCCTCGCTCTAGGTCTGCTCTTCATGATTTTGGCAGCGCTCTTTAAGTCTCCAAAAGATGCTTTGATGGTTGTTATCACTATCCCGTTGGCGACAGTTGGTGGTGTGATGGCACTGAAGATTTTGAATATGGTAAGTTTTGCTCCGTTAGATCTTTTGACGATGATTGGCTTTATTATCCTTCTTGGTCTTGTCGTGAATAATGCTATTCTTCTTGTGGCTCAGACCCGTAAAGGAGAAGACGAAGGCATGACCCGCGAAGCTGCTATAGAGCAAGCTTTGACGCTGCGCCTGCGTCCAATCTTCATGAGTACGCTCACATCAATTATGGGCATGCTGCCTTTGGTGCTCTTCCCAGGAGCTGGAAGTGATATCTATCGTGGTATGGCAACAACCATTGTTGGGGGTATGTGTGTTTCGACATTATTTACCCTTGTTCTTTTACCCTGTTTGCTTCGTATTCCTGACTTTGGTGATTTGAAAGAGATGATCACTAATCGGTCGAAGCACGTGCATCCTGCAGAATAA
- a CDS encoding alkaline phosphatase PhoX — MKMNRRHFSMLLTSVAFAGFAAQQGLAVEQSAVGYGALKKDPNGLLDLPEGFSYTVISELGSTMSDGHKVPDRADGMGCIPLSETKVALVRNHELSVPHPVDGDPEKLAELTTQAFDTFKTGAPLGGGTTTLIYDMTTERVEREFISLIGTIRNCSGGITPWGSWLTCEENTSVAGDMIKKDHGWVFEVPATATGPVDPVPLKGLGRFNHEAAAVDPDTGIVYLTEDRNDSLFYRFIPKTKGKLSEGGQLQAMVYKDKDQKADSRNWGFFGRTWKQGDWLDAEWINLEDVESPKDDLREQGHKQGGVLFARGEGIHWGDGELYFCCTSGGSEKLGQIIRYVPGTASAGQKSADVGGRVQLFVESNDPKKFNYGDNLTVAPNGHLFVCEDQYTDTVRNSIVGVTKDGALYQFGRILLQTEPAGACFSPDGSTMFVNLYSPTRTLAIKGPWDSVKA; from the coding sequence ATGAAAATGAATAGACGCCACTTTTCAATGTTACTGACTTCTGTTGCCTTTGCTGGTTTTGCAGCTCAACAAGGACTAGCTGTTGAACAGTCAGCCGTCGGCTACGGAGCTTTGAAGAAAGACCCCAATGGCTTGCTTGATCTTCCAGAGGGCTTTTCTTATACGGTTATCTCTGAACTCGGAAGCACTATGAGTGATGGTCATAAAGTACCGGACCGGGCTGATGGGATGGGTTGTATCCCACTCAGTGAGACAAAGGTTGCACTTGTAAGAAATCATGAATTGTCTGTGCCTCACCCTGTAGACGGCGATCCTGAAAAATTGGCGGAACTCACAACTCAGGCATTTGATACATTTAAGACAGGGGCTCCACTTGGCGGCGGCACGACAACTCTTATTTATGATATGACAACAGAGCGTGTAGAGCGAGAATTTATCAGCCTCATTGGAACAATTAGAAATTGTTCAGGCGGCATTACTCCCTGGGGCAGCTGGCTGACGTGTGAAGAGAATACGTCTGTAGCAGGGGATATGATCAAGAAAGACCATGGATGGGTTTTTGAAGTACCTGCAACGGCTACAGGACCTGTTGATCCAGTGCCTTTGAAAGGGTTAGGTCGTTTTAATCATGAGGCCGCGGCCGTAGACCCTGACACTGGAATCGTTTATCTCACCGAAGATCGTAACGATAGCCTTTTCTATCGATTCATTCCGAAGACGAAAGGCAAGCTTAGTGAAGGCGGACAGCTTCAAGCTATGGTCTATAAAGATAAAGATCAAAAGGCAGACAGCCGCAATTGGGGCTTTTTTGGTAGAACGTGGAAACAGGGGGACTGGCTTGACGCTGAATGGATTAATCTTGAGGATGTTGAAAGTCCGAAAGATGATCTCCGTGAGCAGGGCCATAAACAAGGCGGTGTTCTCTTTGCTCGCGGAGAAGGTATTCACTGGGGCGACGGTGAACTATATTTCTGCTGTACGTCTGGTGGGTCTGAAAAGCTCGGGCAGATTATTCGTTATGTTCCGGGAACCGCATCAGCAGGACAAAAATCTGCGGATGTTGGCGGACGGGTGCAGCTCTTTGTAGAATCAAATGATCCTAAGAAATTCAATTACGGTGACAATCTTACGGTTGCGCCCAATGGCCATCTTTTTGTCTGTGAGGATCAATATACTGATACAGTCCGCAACTCGATCGTTGGCGTAACAAAAGACGGTGCTCTCTATCAGTTTGGGCGTATTCTTTTGCAAACAGAACCCGCAGGGGCCTGCTTCTCGCCTGATGGCTCGACCATGTTTGTCAACCTCTACAGCCCAACCAGAACTCTGGCTATTAAAGGGCCTTGGGACAGTGTAAAAGCATAG
- a CDS encoding glutathione S-transferase family protein, translated as MSLTFYDFKHAPSPRRIRILLALKNINHKAIEVDMMKAEQLTDAYKAINPECTIPTLKLEDGTTFTNVAAMNAYLEATYPEPSLMGTTALEKAEIAGWQSKIEQELGMAIPNALRNSNPAFKDRALPGPINYPQIPELAERGLTMLSNFMDKLDKHLDGRDYIAANQLSVADIAAVSFIDFTRVVGNKITEKHPHLLKWRTRLKEIDAFTL; from the coding sequence ATGTCTCTTACTTTTTACGATTTCAAACACGCCCCTAGCCCAAGACGAATTCGGATCCTGCTCGCCCTTAAAAACATTAATCATAAGGCTATTGAAGTCGACATGATGAAAGCAGAGCAACTCACAGACGCCTACAAAGCGATCAATCCAGAGTGTACAATTCCAACGCTTAAACTTGAGGATGGTACAACCTTTACAAATGTAGCCGCCATGAATGCTTATCTTGAAGCGACTTATCCAGAACCTTCCTTAATGGGGACAACTGCGCTTGAGAAGGCTGAAATTGCTGGGTGGCAATCTAAAATTGAACAAGAACTGGGCATGGCCATTCCAAACGCCTTGAGGAATTCAAATCCAGCTTTTAAAGATCGTGCTCTGCCTGGGCCTATTAATTATCCCCAGATTCCAGAACTCGCAGAACGCGGCCTAACGATGCTCAGTAATTTCATGGATAAGTTAGATAAACACTTGGATGGAAGAGACTATATAGCCGCTAACCAACTATCTGTAGCTGATATTGCAGCTGTTTCCTTTATAGATTTCACCCGTGTGGTAGGTAATAAAATCACGGAAAAACATCCCCACCTTTTGAAGTGGCGAACCCGACTTAAAGAAATTGACGCCTTCACACTTTAA